Genomic segment of Panicum virgatum strain AP13 chromosome 9N, P.virgatum_v5, whole genome shotgun sequence:
tggctagaactacacgtgggctccacatcaagagccggaccctagaattaaaacctcgcgttcacactataaaattttatcgaaattgactgaaatttgttggagatgactcagtacgactggcagctactctgtacaaagcagcgtggctagaactacacatgggctccacatcaagagccggaccctagaattaaaacctcgcgttcacactataaaattttatcgaaattgactgaaatttgttggagatgactcagtacgactgacagctactctgtgcaaagcagcgtggctagaactacacgtgggctccacatcaagagccggaccctaaaattaaaatctcgcgttcacactataaaattttatcgaaattgactgaaatttgttggagatgactcagtacgactggcagctactctgtgcaaaatagcgtggctagaactatacgtgggctccacatcaagagccggaccctggaattaaaacctcgcgttcacactataaaattttatcgaaattgactgaaatttttagagatgagtcaatatgactgacagatactctgtgcaaaatagtgtggctagacatatatgtgatccccacattaagtgtagaaccactaaattcctCTGTATAGTAGAACCCATGAGTTTTTATGGATTACCCGcttataatggggcgggttggttagagttgagaaattaactaattgggttgggtgggattggatatctaaatatgttaattttgggtggggttgggtatggtgcgggttccaacccattagcagagCTACCCACACCAGTAGGTTGTTAACCAGACCGATCAACGTGTGGAAATCACACGGAATCGATCCAGCCGCGCCACCCCCAAATTATTCCAATTCCGACCCGTCCTCGCCCCGTACGCGCAACATCCCGCACCGATTCCACCCTCCACCCCCCCCACCAAAATCACCGGGGAGGCCTTGGCTCTGGCTCGTTTCGATTCGGTTTCTGGAGGATCACCTGAACTTAACGGATTCCCGActatggttttaaatagcgggttATAACGGATTCCCGActatggttttaaatagcgggttATAGTTTCGCTATAGCTCTGCTATAGTCTTTTTAGAAGTTTCTCATTACGCTATTTGTATTTGTGCCGCTATGGCAACTATGAACGTTAAATTGGGTTATAGCGGTGCTAAATAGCATAGCTTTAGCTCCGCTATAGCTTTATTCTTAGCTCAGTGTTACTATTTTGGTCTTTTGGACAAATAAATATTTAATTGCATGATTTTTATTGTATTGTCAACTTAAATAATGTTTTCATAACTCTAGAAACATATTTATGTTTATGAAATTCGCTAATTACTATATTTTGGGCATCTATTACttgtattttttataatttagtAGTGAATCGTTATTTGTCATAGTCTgttatagcttccgctatagccTCGTagcctcaaaaaaaaaatatgttattatttatcgtactccgctatttaaaaccaatGTTGCCGACGCCGAAGGCACAAACAACCGTCGGAAACGGAGTAAACCCGCCCCGAACTGGCACCGCCACCCAACGGCCCGAGGGTACTACAACTAGTCTCCACATCCATAGACAGACGCGCGTGGCCGGTAGGCGCGGTAGCCACTTTCTTCTTCGTCTCCTCTTCCAGaagcgcaggcggcgctgtgccaaGGCTCCGTCGTCTTCCTCGCATCTTCCCCCGCTCGCCGAGGACGACTACTTACCAGCGCGGGCGCGGCAGcacgcgcggaggaggaggaggaggaggaggaggcggggagggggagaggagggcggcggtCGGATTCGGTCCAGTCCTGCCGGCGTGCGCCTGCCGTCGCTCCCGCGGCCGCAGCGCCAGCCAGGCGGCAGCCGACCCCCGAGGCGTCAGTCCGGGGAGGCCCGGGGGCGATGCGGAGGGGCGGTGCCGGGTGTCCGCGCGGCCGTTGGGGGAGCGCGTGAGGGCGGCCCGCCCGCGGATCTTCTGGATTGGTTGGGActcgtggggggggggggggggggggtggcgcggctccggcggcggttgGCGCGCGggagcgagagggagagggagggagggaggatcaGTAGGTAGCATTTGGAGGAGCGGGCGCGATGGTGAGCGGACACATCTTCCACTACCGGAGGAACTCGTGGCCGGCGGAGGAGTACGTCGGCCGGACCGCGCTGCAGCTGGTGAGCCCggtttcgctcgctcgctcgcgccTCGATCGCGGACGGCGAATTGTTTTGTTTCCCGTTTTGTGTTGTTCGCGGGTGGCCTGATGTGACGCCTGGGTCCCGTTGGGCTTCTGGTTGCAGTTGGATTTCGATGGCGGggcgccgccggagcaggcGTGGCGGCGGAAGCTCAACTGCCACGCCAACCTGCTCAAGGAGTTCAGCATCACCTTCATGGAGGCAATGAGGATGGTATGGATGCCACCTGGATTTGCTTCCCTGTGTTCGTTCGGTGTCTTGCGACGACCTTTGAATTTGTTGGTGCTAGCTGCTAAGTTTTGCTCCCGCAATGTGAAAATTTCAGATGACCCTTGGCCTCAGACTGTGGTCCTATGTCCGGGAGGAGGCGTCGCATGGAAGGGTAACATCAGCTAGTCCTACGCATGATTTTCGTCAAACATGAATGTCCTGTGCTGACAGAACGGAATGATGATAGAATGGAATCTGTTTGTGTGCTTGCAGAAAGCTCCGATCGATCCATTCACAAAAGAGCGCTGTAGGCCGTCAGCTTCGCAGGGCGTGCCGCTTGGTGGGATGGGGTGTGTCCCTCTGTGCTTATGCCTCTTCTTCTCTGAATTTTACATATCGCTGCACCATGGAGGAATTTTCCTTGATATCAGTAGATTGTTTTTGCAGGAGCGGTAGCATTTCGAGGGGTTTCAGGGGAGAGTTCAAGAATTGGCACATCATACCTGGTCTTTGTGAGAGTGCACCGGTCATGGAGAACCAGTTCTCCGTAATGCTTCGATCTTATCTTACTGTTACTTGCTTATTGACTTCAGAGTGTTTTATGAGACATACATTCAATGCTTTCTGGAGTCTTAGTATGTATGAAGATATGTCCTTATGAGTGCTTGAGCATCGTTTAAACATCTTTTGAGTTCTGCTCATAAATGCAGCATTCTATTTGAACATGTGTGATTACAACATTTCTTTTGGATTGAGATAAGATGATGTTTCCATGTTATGTAAGCTTGCATAACTCATACCTTTCCTCATTGTTTGCACACAACAAGGTTATGATGTCTTGGAAGGTTGCTTATTCCTGATAGTTGGAACTTGGgggttgcaattttttttcactGACGTGAAAAGCGATAGTTGCTTGGGATATTTTCTTGTCTAGCTCAACTTCTTGACCTTTTGCTATTCCTACTTTGGTAATCCATTTCATTTATTTATTAGTAGTTACAATAACTTTTGGTGTTGCTCTTTTCATATGCCTGTCTTTGTCCTTCCATGATGCATTTCAGTTATTTTGTTGGGGCCTACCTATTCTAACATCTCAGTACATTCTTTATTCTGGTTATCATTACCTTTTTGTCACATTTAGGCATGCTTTTCCAGATATTTGTATCTCGAGAGCTCAACTTCTTGACCTTTTGCTATTCCTACTTTGGTAATCCATTTCATTTATTTATTAGTAGTTACAATAACTTTTGGTGTTGCTCTTTTCATATGCCTGTCTTTGTCCTTCCATGATGCATTTCAGTTATTTTGTTGGGGCCTACCTATTCTAACATCTCAGTACATTCTTTATTCTGGTTATCATTACCTTTTTGTCACATTTAGGCATGCTTTTCCAGATATTTGTATCTCGAGATGGGGGGAATAAAAAATACTCATCGGTGTTGGCTCCTGGACATCATGAAGGTTTGAAGTAAGTCATAAATCTGTTTCCTGTGCTCCAAACTTGCCACCTATTAGCATAGTATAATTTTAAAAtcacaaagaaaaatatctGCTCAAGCAAGCGGATTTGTAGGTTTACCTTCATTTTTAGGAGTTCAAAGAGCTAGAAGTCTATTAATGATGGCTCAGCTGTATTCACAAACAACTTTCTAGCTAAGCTATCATTCTAATTGGTATGTTTCTCTGTTGCCATTTTTTTTAATCTGCCTGGACAGAATATCTTTCATCCTGTGTCAATGAATTGCATTATAGTTTATGCAGAATTGGAGATTGAAAGCCCAGCTATATGTGCAGGTTGTGAACAAACTTACTCTAGTTCCTAAAGGATATAAATAGTGCAATTATGATGTGTTGTTATGGTCCAAGTACGGTACTGTATTGGTGCAACAAAAGCTTGTTAATCATATCACCAACTATCTTATATTGTGTTTCTTACGTTGTGTCTTCTGCAGAAGGGGCCTTTACCTGATGTTTTATGTGATTTCAGGAAAAAAAGTGACTCCGGAATTTCTTCATGGGACTGGAACTTGAGCGGTCAACACTCAACCTATCATGCATTGTTCCCTCGGGCATGGACAGTTTATGATGGTATGCCATTGTAGATCTGTTTGGTAACATTGCTTAAATTTGCAGGTCTACACAAGTAATTCTGGGTATTATTTTTTAAATCCTCTGTACCATGATGAGGGCATTGTAGTTCTATTTCTATAAGCTGACTATGAGTTTATAGGGCAGTGATTTTGACCTCTTTTTTTCTCAATTAGCAATGGACATTATTTGAACTGAAGTCTCATTAAGTTTTTTATTGATACAGGTGAACCAGATCCAGACCTTAAAATATCGTGTCGCCAGATATCACCATTCATTCCTCATGATTACAAGGATAGCAGTCTTCCAACATCTGTGTTTGTCTACACGGTAAGTGGCTAACAGAGTTCTTTTAATTCTAAGCTGGAAATTGTTGATCTACGTTTTGCACCTTCCTGTTTCCTAGCAAAGGACATTTTGAAAAGCCTAATCTGGTATCTTCATGCAAGATATTTGTGTTAAAATGTAGTCCACATATGGCCAGTCTGTAATCCACTGAAGTATCATTTTTAGGGTAAATTCTGTTCGAATATTTCAGAACTACTCATATACGAAAGAGTTGTTGTCATTCATGCTaatcattcatgaataaatgaATGGTTCAATTATAGTATATGTGCCAATCGAGTTTTGCTATCTCATTATATGTTTCTGATCCAATAAATTAACTGATAACCTTTCTACTGGTTGTTCATTATAGCTGGTGAACACTGGGAAAGATCGTGCAAAAGTAAGCCTGTTAATGACATGGGCGGTAAGTACACATCTAAAATTTATGTTAATCTGATCTGGCTCTATTGCCATAAATTCCAATCTTTTATTCTAGAAATCTCAGCCCATTGATTATCATTAGGAATCATCACCCTTATGATCTACATTTGAGGTTGAGCTCCATGATTGCCATTACTTTGTCCACTTCgttgttgtttttttaaaaaaagttcgATATTAATTTTTTGCTAGGTAATTGATACTATAACCTCTATTGCAGAAAGATATTAGAAATTATGTACTGATTTCCATAATCTCTATTTTATAAAGATAATAAAACTAGACCTAAGCATTGCCGAAGTTTGAATTCCGCTGTGTATACAATTATTATTTGTTAATTATCTTTGAGTGTTTTTCCCTTATTGACAGAACTCAATTGGAGGATTTTCGCATAATTCAGGAGGCCACTACAATGAGCCCTTCATGTAAGTATATCCGTATATATAACTTATGTCTGTTCAGGCTTTTGGATGTCTGTACTCATCATTTGATCTTGTGAAATGGGTAGTGCGGAAGACGGAGTATCGGGAGTTCTTCTGCATCACAAGCAAGTTCAACTTTCAACTGTGTCTTATTTTGAAATTGATGATGGTGAATTAGTAGATGTTTTTAATGATATGTTATACAGGCTGACAATATGGTATAATTTGCAGAACAGCCAAGGATAATCCACCAGTCACTTTTGCTGTTGCTGCCTGTGAAACCCAGAATGTGAATGTGACAGTTTTGCCAGTGTTCGGCCTTACTGGAGAAAACCATGTTTCAGCAAAGGAAATGTGGAATACCATGGAACAGGTAATTACTTCTACCTCCTTTCATTTTCCATACCAGTTCTTTGGCTTATTCTTTTAAGTATAGCATATAACAGTTCTTTCTCATTATATTCTCATAtcaattattattttattttgttttatccaaatCATCCTACAGAATGGAAATTTCAATCGGGAAAATTTCAGTGCTGGTCCCAGTATGCCTTCTTCACCGGGACAGAAACTCTGTGCAGCTGTCTCAGCTTCAACTTGGGTAGAGCCGCATGGCAGATGTACTGTTGCATTTGCTCTGGCTTGGTCCTCACCTAAAGTAAAGTTTCAGAAGGGGTGCACTTATAACAGGTTATTACCCTTTGTTTTTGTCTAAATGGACTACTGCTTTTGCTTGTGTAAACATTTTTATCAAGCCACACTACTAGACTTGTTCCAATACAAATCCAACTTATAGAATATGATGTCTAATTAGAACAATGCTGTGGCTCTTTATACTTAATTATTATCTATCGTAGACTAAAAATAACACTAAAGTAATGAACATATCAGAGAGTCTTCCAGTAtagtaatttcttttgatttcaGCCTTATGTGGGGCTTgcacaaataaaatattttgagTCCAGCATTGCTTGAGAAGTGAAGGCATTAATTAGGTATTGAGTTCAGTAGTGCTTGGGATGGGAAGTAATTAGTTAGGAACAGTTTGAGTTCAGCAGTTTTTGGCAAgtgaaataaataattaatatgAACTGTGATGGGATAATTCATAAATGTGATCTCTTGTTGCAGGAGGTACACCCAATTTTATGGAACTTCTGAGAGATCAGCTGTTAATTTGGTACATGATGCCTTAACAAGtatgtttttcttttgttatgcCTTCTTTATCTTTTACCCATGTAACTTTAATATACAGAAATTGATTTCATATGTCATAATATTTGCTATTACCCAAAGCACTTCCACATGTTATAATAAACACCAGCTTTTGAGATTCGATGTAGTATTTGCCCTCCAAATATAGTCATACATCGTTGATAAGGTTGTAATGAGGTTACTGGGAAATGTGCAACACTGGTCCCTGTTGAATTGATTCAGTTATCAATGTTCTGTGTTCTTACCTATACTGCTGGATGTTTTTTTCCTTGTTTTTGCAGAATATAAACTTTGGGAAGAAGAAATTGAGAAATGGCAAAATCCCATACTCAAGGATGAAAGACTTCCAGAATGGTATATACTCTCTCTTATTCCTAGAGAGTTACTGTTGCTGCTCGCCAGATTCAGTAATGGTTGCTGAAATGCAAGTCCAGGGGTGGAAAGTGGGCAGATGACTAGGATCTATATCCCTACATGTTTTAAGTAAAATTTCAACATCAGAATACCTTAACCCCAGTTTAGAACAACGGAAACAATGCAATTCATTCAGGGAAATCTCCTTGATTTTTGCAAGAGTTAAATTTTCCTTGTTTCTTCACCCAAGAAAAATGCTACTTTCTTCCTCTCTAGAAAAATAAAATCTGACTGTAGAATGTTTGTGTGTCAAATTGTTTGCAGGTATAAGTTCACTCTTTTTAACGAGCTTTACTTTCTGGTAGCGGGGGGTACAGTTTGGACAGGTATGCTGTATCCAACTTTCTTATGGTTGCCTGCTCACAACCAGCTAAAGTTATAATTACATTAGTTCTGCCAGCTAAAGTTGCCATCGCCAGAGTTTCTTTTAGCTTATAACGTattcttccttttccttttgcgTGTGGGGAACCTTATATTTTTTCCTTCTGGTCATGTAGATGGTCAACCCCCAGCAATCGATGAGAAAGCAAGCCCTGGTTCCAAGTCCTCAAAAAGGGGCACTAAAGATACCAAGGTGGAATCTGTTAAAGATAGCCATGTCAACATGACAGCAGAGCAAGTCCCTGATAGTGGTCACATGACTAATGGTGACGAGCGTAGTGTATCAAAGTTCGCAGCGGTTCATGGGTCACAAATGCAAGAACAAACCAATGGAGGACTCAAGTCGGAAGAGCCAATTCCTTACTTGATTTCCAAGGATGGCCCTGAAAATGTTGGCAAGTTCTTGTATCTAGAAGGAGTGGAGTACATCATGTGGAACACATATGATGTGCATTTCTATGCATCTTTTGCTCTCCTCGATCTATTCCCAAAAATTGAGCTGAGTATCCAACGTGATTTTGCCAATGCTGTTCTGTATGAAGATCAGCGTAAAGTCAAATTTTTGGCTGATGGTGCATCAGGAATCCGCAAGGTTAAAGGTGCTGTTCCTCATGACCTTGGAACACATGATCCTTGGCATGAAATGAATGCATACAACATACATGATACAAGCAAATGGAAAGATCTAAACCCCAAATTCGTGCTCCAGATATATAGAGACTTTGCTGCCACAGGTGACATGCAATTTGGTAGAGATGTCTGGCCTGCAGTCTGCGCTGCTATGGACTACATGGATCAATTTGATCGTGATCATGATGGCCTCATTGAGAATGATGGATTCCCTGATCAAACCTATGATGCATGGACTGTTCATGGAATCAGTGCTTACTGTGGTTGTCTCTGGCTTGGTGCACTTCAAGCTGCTGCTACAATGGCACACCGTCTTGGGGATCGGAACTTTGCTGAGAAATACAAGCTCAAGTTTATAAAAGCCAAAGCAGTATATGAGGCAAAGTTATGGAATGGGTCATATTTCAATTACGACAGTGGCACAAGTAGCAACAGCAGATCCATCCAGGCTGATCAGCTGGCAGGCCAGTGGTACACTGCCTCATCAGGATTGCCCCCGCTTTTTGACGAGCATAAGATAAGAACTGCTCTGCAGaaaatatttgaattcaatGTCATAAAGGTTAAAGGAGGGCGGATGGGAGCTGTTAATGgtatgactccaaagggaaagGTGGATGAGACATGCATGCAATCTCGTGAAATCTGGACTGGTGTTACATATGCTGTTGCTGCAAATATGCTGCTCCATGGCATGGAGCATCAAGGTTTTACCACCGCGGAAGGAATTTTTATTGCTGGATGGTCTGAAGAAGGATATGGGTATGTCTCGCACATTATTGAGTAATTTCAGGTTTTGCAGTGATGCAGTTTTTTTCACTGACACAGCCATTCTTCTCTTTCTCGGTGCTTCCTGTTATTTTCCATGAAGATGTTTCTAGTGCTGCTTATTTTATGTTGCTATCCCTGAATCTGTCTAGGTCTGTCAACTATTATTTTCTACACAAGACATGCAGAATGGTCGCTATACAAATAGAATGAGTAGTGTTTGTTGAGTCCTGTTTATCAAGTAGACATAATTATATATGAcatcgttttttttttctgcggTGCTGCAGTTATTGGTTCCAGACACCAGAAGGATGGACCACAGATGGGCATTATCGGTCGCTCGTATACATGCGACCTCTTGCCATTTGGGCGATCCAATATGCACTGTCTCCTCCAAAGGCAATCCTTGAGGCCCCAAAAGTTAATTTAATGGACCGGATACACATATCCCCCCACATGGCTCGAGCAATTAGCGAGATAAGCATTAGAAAAATAGCACCCGACAATAGATGTTTCCCTAGCTTTGCCTTTCAGTGCGAATGCTGATACAAAGGTAACATGCAATTGCTGAGCAACTTGCAACCTTTTCGTCTTTTCGGTTTCTCCTTGCCCCCGTTTCCAAGGTCCAGTGGAGGTTCGGGAGTTCTTTCCTTGAATCTGAGGGCATATCCAAACCACCACAAAAACTCAGCGGCGCGAAAGAGTTGTATAATTGTACAGAAACCTGTTAATCTTATAATCTTTTTGTTCACTTTGAAAATCTTACGGTGCCGATGTTACAAATATCTGAGCTGCCTTGTGTAGTGTAGCTGTTCTAGGGAAACACAGTGCATATAGAGAAGTATGGCTCTATTTACTAATGGAGCACGAAGCAGTTCACATGGAGAGAAGAACTGGGCAATTCTCTGTACTGTAATCATGTGTCGCTACGAAGAGGTTTCAGTCCTGGCTGATGTAATTCATGTGTACTGGAAGAAATCGATGCATCAGTTAAGAAAATGAGAGCTGTCTATGGCTGCGTGTATAACGGGGGTTTGACTTGAATCTTTGAAGAGTCCTGTTTGTGTTTTAGTCGTCCCCCCGGAACTGCTGAGACAGATGATTCCTCATGGACTCATTGTGCATTCGTTCTTAATCTTGACGCTGATGCGTCATTTGTTCACGATAGGGGCTTTGTTTGGCATTCTAAAAAATAGCGCGCACGTTTTTCGAAAagagaatctcgtatgcatgaagtactaaatgaaatcgtAAAActttttttagggatgagtgtaatttttcgcgacgaatctaatgacagtaattaatcgatgattggctacagtgatgttatagtaaccatccactaattgcgcggtcaaaggtcttattagattcttcaatgTCACTAGCGcgaggttctgaagttggttttgtaaactgactttgttttacaccgtaattaacggtcaaaatGTCACTATTCATTAGCACGCTAAAATACTAGCGCGAACCAAATGAGGCCAGGATCatcgtttttttttctctgaaaCGGATTGTTGCTGCTTCTGGTGCAGTCTAGCTATTGGAGTATGACTCTTAAGTTTACGAGGTTTACGGATAAAGAGGCCTTGGTCAATCGGCGCCCACAGGAGCGGAAAAGAGGATTCTGCAGGAGCTTGGCGCCTCTGTTCTCAACCGCTGCAGACACATGTGGCCTGTGCAGTCCGTCTGGCCCGTTTCTCTCGTCTCGCAGGATCGTGGCTGCAGGCCTGCAGCCACTCCAGCTAGTGCGAGCCATCATCGCCTTGCACTTGGACCAGTGCCCAGGGCACTCGATGGCTGTGCTGCGGCTGCCTGTACCGCGCCGCGTGCTGTTCCGGTGCGCCCGTCGCGTGCGAGTTACAGCTCGCTGGCGCAGGCGCAAGTGGCCAGTGGCCAACAGGCCGACGAAGCGTCCGTACCAGGCCTGTACGAGCTTAATGGATGCGGCCACACGGGCGGGGCCATGCCAACGCGTTCGCTCGTCTTGCCTGCTTGAACTGTGTCATTTTTCTCTGCTGCGCGATCATTGCTCCACAGGGAAGGAGGCAGTCCATTCAGACCCTGTTTCCTCTctggggctgtgtttagatgaggtggaaagagggagaaaaagtcacatcagtcactgtagcacactgtagtattttcgtttgtttgtggtaaatattgtcctactatgacctaactaggctcaaaagattcgtctcgcaacgtacatcaaaactatgcaattagtttttttatttaactacatttagtactccatgcatgtgttatttgctatatttaatgtatcgatgtgataggagatgtgatggaaagtttggaaatttggtgggaactaaacacaccctgggtgtgtttagttcccttgaAATTCACTGTAGTGCCAGGGAAAAAACACTGCAgcgcactgtagcacttttcgtttgtttgtggtagatattatcctaccatgacctaactaggctcaaaagattcgtctcgcaacgtacatcaaaactatgcaattagtttttttatttacctacatttagtactccatgcatgggtcatttgctatatttaatgtttcgatgtgatggagatgtgatggaaagtgatGTTTTTGTGGGGGTTTTTGGtgtatctaaacacagcctcataaattccgtaaacgcaaaaaaaaacatcacatcgaggccgtgtttagttcccatgtgttgtaaacgcaaaaaaaatttgcgacggaatcttactaatttgaagtactaaataaagtttatttacaaaacttttttcacAGATGTGT
This window contains:
- the LOC120693085 gene encoding non-lysosomal glucosylceramidase-like isoform X1; the encoded protein is MVSGHIFHYRRNSWPAEEYVGRTALQLLDFDGGAPPEQAWRRKLNCHANLLKEFSITFMEAMRMMTLGLRLWSYVREEASHGRKAPIDPFTKERCRPSASQGVPLGGMGSGSISRGFRGEFKNWHIIPGLCESAPVMENQFSIFVSRDGGNKKYSSVLAPGHHEGLKKKSDSGISSWDWNLSGQHSTYHALFPRAWTVYDGEPDPDLKISCRQISPFIPHDYKDSSLPTSVFVYTLVNTGKDRAKVSLLMTWANSIGGFSHNSGGHYNEPFIAEDGVSGVLLHHKTAKDNPPVTFAVAACETQNVNVTVLPVFGLTGENHVSAKEMWNTMEQNGNFNRENFSAGPSMPSSPGQKLCAAVSASTWVEPHGRCTVAFALAWSSPKVKFQKGCTYNRRYTQFYGTSERSAVNLVHDALTKYKLWEEEIEKWQNPILKDERLPEWYKFTLFNELYFLVAGGTVWTDGQPPAIDEKASPGSKSSKRGTKDTKVESVKDSHVNMTAEQVPDSGHMTNGDERSVSKFAAVHGSQMQEQTNGGLKSEEPIPYLISKDGPENVGKFLYLEGVEYIMWNTYDVHFYASFALLDLFPKIELSIQRDFANAVLYEDQRKVKFLADGASGIRKVKGAVPHDLGTHDPWHEMNAYNIHDTSKWKDLNPKFVLQIYRDFAATGDMQFGRDVWPAVCAAMDYMDQFDRDHDGLIENDGFPDQTYDAWTVHGISAYCGCLWLGALQAAATMAHRLGDRNFAEKYKLKFIKAKAVYEAKLWNGSYFNYDSGTSSNSRSIQADQLAGQWYTASSGLPPLFDEHKIRTALQKIFEFNVIKVKGGRMGAVNGMTPKGKVDETCMQSREIWTGVTYAVAANMLLHGMEHQGFTTAEGIFIAGWSEEGYGYWFQTPEGWTTDGHYRSLVYMRPLAIWAIQYALSPPKAILEAPKVNLMDRIHISPHMARAISEISIRKIAPDNRCFPSFAFQCEC
- the LOC120693085 gene encoding non-lysosomal glucosylceramidase-like isoform X2, with protein sequence MSGRRRRMEGKLRSIHSQKSAVGRQLRRACRLVGWDCFCRSGSISRGFRGEFKNWHIIPGLCESAPVMENQFSIFVSRDGGNKKYSSVLAPGHHEGLKKKSDSGISSWDWNLSGQHSTYHALFPRAWTVYDGEPDPDLKISCRQISPFIPHDYKDSSLPTSVFVYTLVNTGKDRAKVSLLMTWANSIGGFSHNSGGHYNEPFIAEDGVSGVLLHHKTAKDNPPVTFAVAACETQNVNVTVLPVFGLTGENHVSAKEMWNTMEQNGNFNRENFSAGPSMPSSPGQKLCAAVSASTWVEPHGRCTVAFALAWSSPKVKFQKGCTYNRRYTQFYGTSERSAVNLVHDALTKYKLWEEEIEKWQNPILKDERLPEWYKFTLFNELYFLVAGGTVWTDGQPPAIDEKASPGSKSSKRGTKDTKVESVKDSHVNMTAEQVPDSGHMTNGDERSVSKFAAVHGSQMQEQTNGGLKSEEPIPYLISKDGPENVGKFLYLEGVEYIMWNTYDVHFYASFALLDLFPKIELSIQRDFANAVLYEDQRKVKFLADGASGIRKVKGAVPHDLGTHDPWHEMNAYNIHDTSKWKDLNPKFVLQIYRDFAATGDMQFGRDVWPAVCAAMDYMDQFDRDHDGLIENDGFPDQTYDAWTVHGISAYCGCLWLGALQAAATMAHRLGDRNFAEKYKLKFIKAKAVYEAKLWNGSYFNYDSGTSSNSRSIQADQLAGQWYTASSGLPPLFDEHKIRTALQKIFEFNVIKVKGGRMGAVNGMTPKGKVDETCMQSREIWTGVTYAVAANMLLHGMEHQGFTTAEGIFIAGWSEEGYGYWFQTPEGWTTDGHYRSLVYMRPLAIWAIQYALSPPKAILEAPKVNLMDRIHISPHMARAISEISIRKIAPDNRCFPSFAFQCEC